The following is a genomic window from Paenibacillus sp. FSL R5-0766.
TCTGAAATTCAGGTATATGAAGAGGAAGAACGCGCTCTTTATGATCATCCCCTCATTCGACGGTTCATCTATGCACAGCGCGAGTTCAGCCAGCTGCATCAGCAGATCAGTCACTATTTCACGAAATCCGTGGAAATGAACCGTCTACCCGAAGCGAATGAACTGGGTAAAGAGGCTTGCGGGTGTGGAGGAAGTTGTTCCAGCAACCACTAAGATTATCTTTTGTCTGAATAATAAAAAGAGTATCCGATCAGAAACCACTCTGTTCGGATACTCTTTTTATATAGATTTAACTAATATTTACACGACTATGTAGTGGACAGCGATCGGAAACGTATTCTGTCATCTACAGATCCAACAACAGTGATACGAGCAATCCCATGGATGCAATCAAACCCACGACAGGGCCGCCTTCCTCAAAGGCTTCTGGCATCATCGTCGAGCAGATCATCGCAATGATTCCACCACCTGCAAATGCACCAATTGCTGCACCCATCTCCTCAGGAAGCTGCTCGAGAAACAGATATCCACCCAGAGCTGCAAACGCGGAGATCAGCAATACACTTAACCACATCAACATAATTTTCGCACGACTGTACTTGCTACCCTGCAATCCAACCGTACTCGACAGACCTTCAGGGATGTTGCTGACAAAAATGGATACCACCAGCACCACACTGACACCGTTACCAGCCAGCAAGCTGGCTCCAAGCATGATGGATTCCGGGATAGCGTCCATTACTGTGCCTGCAAAGATCCCCAAGCCGCTTTGATTCGAGTCTCCTGACCTTCCCGAGCGTTTACGCCCTGCCCCACCCTTTGCCGAGATGAGCAGGTCAAACAAGGTATACACGACGGCACCTGCCGTAAAACCAATGGCTGTAGGGATAATCCCCCCATCATTCAGCGCATCTCCGAGTAGTTCAAAGGTAGCTGCCCCGATTAATGTACCTGTCCCAAAAGCCATGATCCATCCGATGACTCGTTTAGGAATCTTTAGAAACAGGGCTGCGAGTGCACCAATGACAACCGCTGAGGCAGAGATGCCGCCCCACATGAATGCAGTCCACATCCGGGTCGACCCCTCTCTTGTTCAATAATCTTCTATCATTCCATTAACCCTTGCCGACGAATCAAAAACAATCCTGTGACGTTGTGACCTATATCACCTGCTGTGTTCAAAAATCACGCTATGATGAAATGATGCGGTTTACAACAGAACAGACCAGATCAGGAACTGTACGGCTCCAATAATTTCAATGATACCGACCTTCATAGGACGCAGTGTTCTGCCTGCATATATGAAGGTGCGTACAGCGGAATAGATATACGCCAAAGACATCCATGGATATCCGATCACCATCGGTATGATAATTAGAAGGATATGTACCATGCGAGTTAGCATCAGCCATCGCTTATTCGTTCGCTCTCGAAAGACTGATTTCACAAAGAACGTACTTCCTGTAAAATGTAAGAAAGAAAACAAAACGACGATTGCCATTCCATAGTCCCAGTGCCCGCCTCCTATGAGATAAGCAGCTGCTCCCCCTAGAGAGAATACCAGCATGGCACACAGGTCATTGGTAAGCGAGCGTTCTACTTTGTGTCTCACATGCCAGATGTTCACCAGCAACAAGCCAGCCAGTACCGGGCCAAAGAATAATAGTGAGATCTGACCCAGAACGGGTGGGATCAGACAGATTAGAGCCACTGTACCGTAGATTGCCGCCCACTTGTAGAGACGATGTCGATTGGCATTCTTTTTCAAAGACTGTAGTAAGGGATACGCGGTTAGATATAATCCAAGCCAAGCTACAAATAAGGGCGCATGCAGCCAGTGCGGACCACTTGCAATCACACCTACCAGAAAAGGCACACTAACCATGGCCCAGCCGCCATGTTCATGAGGGATAACGATTGAATGCGTATTGGTTTTCACCTCACAGTTAACCTCCTAGGATTGAATGATATCGAAGTTAGAAATATGAACACAGAGAGGAAAGATTCTCATGAGCAGGGTAAACAAAGATTCAGCAGCGGAGTTTCTACAACAGTTCCCCATCTTTCAGGACCTTAGTCCAGAAGAATTAATGCAGGTCGAAGATATCGCCATTTCCAGAAGCATTCATAAGAAAACGGTCATTTTTAGCGAAGGTAGCGAAAAAGAAGCTGTTTTTTTCATTCGTACCGGCATCGTAAAAGCATATAAAACGGATGAGAACGGACATGAACAGATTGTCTCTTTTCTCAAAACAGGAGATATGTTCCCGCACACCGGCTTTTTTAACGCACACCCCTATCCGGCTACCGCTGAAGCGATTACACCTACCGAATTACTGGCCATACCCGTCAGACTGTTCGAACGTTTAATGCTGAGCACTCCATCGATTGCGATCAAAATCATGCGTGTACTCGGAGACAAAATACGAGAATTACAGGATAAATTGCAGGTACTCTCTGGTCAGGACGTGCGCAACCGCGTGCTTTCCTTCCTTCTCATGCTCGCAGAACAACACGGACAGACGCATGGAGACCAAATTATCATCAACCTGCCCATGACACACCAGGAGTTTGCCAATTCCATTGGTACAACAAGGGAAACAGCGAATCGGCTTCTGAATCAGCTTACAAAAGAGCATTTGATCGAAGTG
Proteins encoded in this region:
- a CDS encoding Crp/Fnr family transcriptional regulator; amino-acid sequence: MSRVNKDSAAEFLQQFPIFQDLSPEELMQVEDIAISRSIHKKTVIFSEGSEKEAVFFIRTGIVKAYKTDENGHEQIVSFLKTGDMFPHTGFFNAHPYPATAEAITPTELLAIPVRLFERLMLSTPSIAIKIMRVLGDKIRELQDKLQVLSGQDVRNRVLSFLLMLAEQHGQTHGDQIIINLPMTHQEFANSIGTTRETANRLLNQLTKEHLIEVDRSRIIILDLQALKQQRDA
- a CDS encoding YlbF family regulator, whose amino-acid sequence is MNTVVKLDKQIIMHKMQELCSLLLQDEGYKEMRDMIDQFAADEQATAQYERFMEKHQALEEKERQNIELLASEIQVYEEEERALYDHPLIRRFIYAQREFSQLHQQISHYFTKSVEMNRLPEANELGKEACGCGGSCSSNH
- a CDS encoding YwiC-like family protein — protein: MKTNTHSIVIPHEHGGWAMVSVPFLVGVIASGPHWLHAPLFVAWLGLYLTAYPLLQSLKKNANRHRLYKWAAIYGTVALICLIPPVLGQISLLFFGPVLAGLLLVNIWHVRHKVERSLTNDLCAMLVFSLGGAAAYLIGGGHWDYGMAIVVLFSFLHFTGSTFFVKSVFRERTNKRWLMLTRMVHILLIIIPMVIGYPWMSLAYIYSAVRTFIYAGRTLRPMKVGIIEIIGAVQFLIWSVLL